A genomic window from Spiroplasma helicoides includes:
- a CDS encoding phosphoadenosine phosphosulfate reductase domain-containing protein: protein MRDITKSLVEESIDKIKEIYLLNEDPFLIGFSGGKDSTLTLDLVLNSLEEIYQENPKKITKPTYIISSDTLIENPFVVKRIDELEDFIRSGKVDHLKINFIRAQPDINESFWTLIIGRGYPLPLNRFRWCTRHLKIKPMELASYEIQAKHKNIVNVLGIRRSESNIRRKKMEVSETEDQSFLFKNFEEERNIIFAPIQKFDIKELWDYMLSKEKSYWNSNFKILYQMYQDSSKECVTSFDMSVVANKADSCGNSRWGCWVCPLSNNIWIDNMFFNGILDLEEVVSFRKTLLYERDLLENRYIGKHIRSRSGKISLGIRGLQKLKFDEITNTFYRPAKGNSRERIDVVINNQLVNDYQIIEENQIKEISKEILYNDKDGANLKYAVKKPYNGYFIFAPGPYTLTYRINLLEKLVRLKNVMDNKTIKAGTEEAVISVISKEEYDLIKSLLLDYSQAISSKKFKSTKSKLEKIDELWS, encoded by the coding sequence ATGAGAGATATAACCAAAAGTTTAGTTGAAGAGTCTATTGATAAAATTAAAGAGATATATTTGCTAAACGAAGATCCATTCTTAATTGGTTTTTCAGGTGGGAAAGACTCAACTTTAACTTTAGACTTGGTACTAAACTCCTTAGAAGAAATATATCAAGAGAATCCAAAAAAAATAACTAAGCCAACATACATAATAAGTTCTGATACCTTAATTGAAAATCCGTTTGTTGTTAAAAGAATTGATGAACTAGAAGATTTTATAAGATCAGGCAAGGTTGATCATTTAAAAATTAACTTTATTAGAGCACAACCTGATATTAATGAATCATTTTGAACTTTAATTATTGGTAGAGGGTATCCTTTACCACTTAATAGATTCAGATGATGTACTAGACATTTAAAGATAAAGCCAATGGAACTGGCATCTTACGAAATCCAAGCAAAACATAAAAATATTGTTAATGTTTTAGGTATAAGAAGAAGTGAATCAAACATTAGAAGAAAAAAGATGGAGGTCTCAGAAACAGAAGACCAATCTTTTTTATTTAAAAATTTTGAAGAAGAAAGAAACATAATTTTTGCACCAATTCAGAAATTTGATATTAAAGAACTTTGAGATTATATGCTTTCAAAAGAAAAAAGTTATTGAAACTCTAACTTTAAAATTCTTTATCAAATGTATCAAGATTCTTCAAAAGAATGTGTAACTTCATTTGATATGTCAGTTGTTGCCAATAAGGCAGATAGTTGTGGAAACTCTAGATGAGGTTGCTGAGTTTGTCCTTTATCTAATAATATTTGAATTGATAATATGTTTTTTAATGGTATTTTAGATTTAGAAGAAGTAGTATCTTTTAGAAAAACTTTACTATATGAAAGAGATTTATTAGAAAATAGATACATTGGTAAACACATTAGAAGCAGAAGTGGGAAAATCTCATTGGGGATTAGAGGATTGCAAAAACTTAAATTTGATGAAATAACTAATACATTTTATCGACCAGCTAAAGGTAATTCTAGAGAAAGAATTGATGTAGTTATTAATAATCAACTTGTAAATGATTATCAAATAATTGAGGAAAATCAAATTAAAGAAATATCTAAGGAAATACTATATAATGATAAAGATGGAGCAAACTTAAAGTATGCTGTAAAAAAACCATATAATGGCTATTTTATTTTTGCTCCTGGACCATATACTCTTACATATAGAATAAATTTACTTGAAAAACTAGTAAGACTTAAAAATGTTATGGACAATAAAACTATAAAAGCAGGAACAGAAGAAGCTGTTATTTCTGTTATAAGCAAAGAGGAGTATGATTTAATAAAATCTTTATTACTAGATTATTCTCAAGCTATTTCTAGTAAAAAATTTAAATCAACAAAATCTAAGTTGGAGAAAATAGATGAGTTATGAAGTTAG
- a CDS encoding DUF262 domain-containing protein, giving the protein MVAEKICFYDLVGINEEGNVNNRILFTIPEFQRGYSWETEQLYEFLEDLKKGFTLRNEPGFSSLGVFYLYTKDQTNFEIIDGQQRFTTTLIVLEAAKSTLSVKNFKHSIYNEDRKRILSGYSKDSQLEKIYKEFFDFFISNKGKSDENLVDDTTVKNMINTYQDVKEYISEEFPTDDAKNEFYNYLLHEVHFWPYIERNDDVKIDLFMKLNSRGRQLSFSTLLKSYLYSIDDIELVNQGMQISKQSVFAKFYEESIEEPLMSNYLKAKKLDAKERFIQASAANFLHLNSWKYIDEFKNEDEPFSQAKAVFIGYTWLLKDLFKRLKAFNDGDKAVAYGQEFMNDLKVYMIKYVKYCVNYEHDICKKLADISIVKYNPLIVWLDIYAEANKLDKKVLNEIFELIFVYLYSRRLRWFVENKSQLEFDHKTDQLNPRNLSYAEIARKVTRETLKFEDIAQELKSLLNEELLEKVKAFFDGDFEIWKKSNMFEKTIQYKDYYLELLDKYNIKI; this is encoded by the coding sequence ATGGTAGCAGAAAAAATATGTTTTTATGATTTAGTGGGAATAAATGAAGAGGGAAATGTCAATAATAGAATATTATTTACAATTCCTGAATTTCAAAGAGGATATAGTTGAGAGACAGAACAGTTATATGAGTTTCTTGAAGATCTTAAAAAAGGATTTACATTAAGAAATGAACCAGGTTTTTCATCACTTGGTGTATTTTATTTATATACAAAAGATCAAACTAACTTCGAAATTATTGATGGTCAGCAAAGATTTACTACAACTTTGATTGTTCTTGAAGCAGCAAAATCAACACTATCAGTTAAAAATTTTAAACATAGTATATATAATGAGGATAGAAAAAGAATATTGAGTGGTTATTCAAAAGATTCTCAGTTAGAAAAAATATATAAAGAATTTTTTGATTTTTTTATTAGCAATAAAGGTAAAAGTGATGAAAATTTAGTTGATGATACTACTGTTAAAAATATGATTAATACGTATCAAGATGTAAAAGAATATATATCTGAAGAATTTCCAACAGATGATGCAAAAAATGAATTTTATAATTATTTATTGCATGAAGTACATTTTTGACCATACATTGAGAGAAATGATGATGTAAAAATTGATCTTTTTATGAAATTAAATAGTAGGGGAAGACAACTGTCATTTTCAACACTTTTAAAAAGTTATTTGTATTCAATCGATGATATTGAACTTGTAAATCAAGGTATGCAAATTTCTAAACAATCTGTTTTTGCAAAATTTTATGAAGAAAGCATTGAAGAACCTTTAATGAGTAATTATTTAAAAGCAAAAAAACTTGATGCAAAAGAAAGATTTATTCAAGCTAGTGCAGCTAATTTTTTACATTTAAACTCATGAAAATACATTGATGAATTTAAAAATGAGGATGAACCTTTTTCTCAAGCAAAAGCTGTTTTTATTGGTTATACATGATTGCTTAAAGATTTATTCAAGAGATTAAAAGCTTTTAATGATGGTGATAAAGCAGTAGCATATGGTCAAGAATTTATGAATGATTTAAAAGTTTATATGATTAAATATGTAAAGTATTGTGTAAATTATGAACATGATATTTGTAAAAAATTAGCAGATATATCAATTGTTAAATATAATCCTTTGATAGTTTGACTTGATATATATGCAGAAGCAAACAAGTTAGATAAAAAAGTATTAAATGAAATTTTTGAACTAATATTTGTTTATCTTTATTCACGTAGATTAAGATGATTTGTTGAAAATAAAAGTCAATTAGAATTTGATCATAAAACAGATCAATTGAATCCGAGAAATTTAAGTTATGCTGAAATTGCTAGAAAAGTTACAAGAGAGACTCTAAAATTTGAAGATATTGCTCAGGAATTAAAAAGTCTTTTAAATGAAGAATTACTGGAAAAAGTTAAAGCATTTTTTGATGGTGATTTTGAAATATGAAAAAAATCAAATATGTTTGAAAAAACAATTCAATATAAAGATTATTATTTAGAGTTGCTTGATAAATACAATATAAAAATTTAA
- a CDS encoding RNA-directed DNA polymerase: MKISDLISSINKNKIDKRELNVFFCEGLFNDLPNCFITKDSKKIVLQVLNFLNTTKSEKYTLFKKPDFLKDFSNNSSFSNIIKYIKNSTKYNDNKNQSKGIPSAKFFIHKSDNTLRTIRIPHFLNHFLIFLFQIANKNIINQIINYNNNSLAKLLTKGKINLKFQYNNDYTIWNSKDYVFINNNLLINNYAENKLKKYEFILGNTKILKLDISNFYDSIYTHLYGQPKYLSFIKQVYDENKFSKVSFDSWTNFANTIDNLIQIQNESQTNLLITGPYTSHIFSELLLAYICFELKKNIGENFLFYRDDFEFFGNDKTNFSYIQSSFETILLKLNLKINSSKVALKSFNDFNDKTIMNFNFLQNILVKNSVWQTKANDIITFFDTVDPKNMKYCLIIFYKLLKDKEKYIKKYLEFDKIAEKLIIYFLNLMIINSDLSKHVTELALYLHKFLLDKNDFKNRVIKVIQEKFEEYNQLSHIYLFYILVKININVNELILIMNNIKKINVFTLSIIIRYARKKITQINTKSQKVLNNLVNFHIDLTKKVYTNIWFSDYFYAFVEAAKLNKMWKLNNKRNFITNIPKITDKFINFIIDDIEFISF; encoded by the coding sequence ATGAAAATAAGTGATTTGATAAGTAGTATAAATAAAAATAAAATTGATAAAAGAGAATTAAATGTATTTTTTTGTGAAGGACTATTTAATGATCTGCCTAATTGCTTTATAACGAAGGATAGTAAAAAAATTGTATTACAGGTTTTAAATTTTTTAAATACAACAAAATCTGAAAAGTATACATTATTTAAGAAACCAGATTTCTTGAAAGATTTTTCTAATAACAGTTCTTTTTCAAATATAATTAAATATATCAAGAATTCAACTAAATATAATGATAACAAAAATCAAAGTAAAGGAATTCCATCAGCAAAGTTTTTTATACATAAATCAGACAATACCCTAAGAACAATTAGAATACCTCATTTTTTAAATCATTTTTTAATTTTTTTATTTCAAATAGCTAATAAAAATATTATAAATCAAATTATAAATTATAATAATAACAGCTTAGCTAAATTATTAACTAAAGGAAAAATAAACTTAAAATTTCAATATAATAATGACTATACAATTTGAAATAGTAAAGATTATGTATTTATAAATAATAATTTACTAATAAATAATTACGCAGAAAACAAGCTGAAAAAGTATGAGTTTATATTAGGAAATACAAAAATTTTAAAGTTAGATATAAGTAACTTTTATGACAGCATATATACACATTTATATGGACAACCAAAATATTTGAGTTTTATAAAACAAGTATATGATGAAAATAAGTTTTCAAAAGTTTCATTCGACTCATGAACTAATTTTGCAAATACCATTGATAATTTGATACAAATACAAAATGAAAGTCAGACAAATCTTTTAATTACTGGCCCTTATACATCACATATTTTTTCTGAATTGTTGCTTGCTTATATCTGTTTTGAGTTAAAAAAAAATATAGGTGAGAATTTTTTATTTTATAGAGATGATTTTGAGTTTTTTGGAAACGATAAAACTAATTTTAGTTATATACAAAGTTCGTTTGAAACTATACTGCTAAAGCTAAATCTCAAGATAAATTCATCAAAAGTTGCTTTAAAAAGTTTTAATGATTTTAATGATAAAACTATAATGAACTTTAACTTTTTACAAAATATTTTAGTTAAAAACTCAGTTTGACAAACTAAAGCTAATGATATAATAACGTTTTTTGATACAGTTGACCCTAAAAACATGAAGTACTGCTTAATTATTTTCTATAAATTATTAAAAGATAAAGAAAAGTATATTAAAAAATATTTAGAATTTGATAAAATAGCTGAAAAACTAATAATATATTTTTTAAATTTGATGATTATAAATTCCGATCTAAGCAAACATGTAACGGAATTGGCTCTATATTTACATAAATTTCTTTTAGATAAAAATGATTTTAAAAATAGGGTAATAAAAGTGATACAAGAAAAATTTGAAGAATACAATCAACTATCTCATATATATCTATTTTATATACTAGTTAAAATCAATATTAACGTTAATGAATTAATATTGATAATGAATAATATTAAAAAAATAAATGTTTTCACTCTTTCAATCATAATAAGATATGCAAGAAAAAAAATTACACAAATTAATACAAAAAGTCAAAAAGTTTTAAATAATTTAGTTAATTTTCATATAGATTTAACAAAAAAAGTATATACAAATATTTGATTTAGCGATTATTTTTATGCTTTTGTAGAAGCGGCAAAATTAAATAAAATGTGAAAATTAAATAATAAAAGAAATTTTATAACAAACATACCAAAAATTACTGATAAATTTATTAATTTTATTATAGATGATATTGAATTTATAAGTTTTTAA
- a CDS encoding coiled-coil domain-containing protein: MSSVKINSLGIYNIEGAGSYRHYFESGFNIVLGNNRVGKTTLAQLPFYTLGCSTQLEDISEVYKDFLTFVELEIDKTIYYFFRLKSKNYNHNLFILNKEFKIIWKGKSGSKKGENIQNYSQKILELFDLGDLKIKNDYKDKTVFESPYTGILFEFFYISQSFWGKDWKVFNSDLKKIDKKSIPFIHGFLSEKFYKNDLEEWIKYFTSDFDVKSKNEYLVKLNFLINKLSEKIISDQDIKQNLEINNKAIKILKNKSELEQKLMDLSKEQKEIEIKINQLKKQLGYNNKNISNLSYLEKEYGDFYSKVTLEENKVHKIYFKDLMEFKVKKELNKINKETVLEKIKLKNKEINNINKEIMMLKNKIKDADITINELGLLSNELIEKDYDLKIKQIIEKSRIEFKNIKNEVSNINMEKREAKKLVDSLIKKFEDYDKNLSDQLKNIINSLKLKYDININCFIVNSKVHSGAAATIYSLSKLYLNFINFSKLNSFYVIDSPREKEQDEDTITARNELLNKFLISNLNEKKQVILFTVKDDFNLDKNKISISRIERQPQSLLTDENYEFRKWIENNVLEILLEKNI, encoded by the coding sequence ATGAGTAGTGTAAAAATAAATTCATTGGGTATATATAATATTGAGGGTGCAGGTTCTTATAGACATTATTTTGAATCGGGTTTTAATATAGTTTTAGGAAATAATAGAGTGGGTAAAACAACTCTTGCACAACTACCTTTTTACACATTGGGTTGTTCAACTCAATTAGAAGATATAAGTGAAGTATATAAAGATTTTTTAACTTTTGTTGAATTGGAAATAGATAAAACTATATACTATTTTTTTAGATTAAAATCTAAAAATTACAATCACAATTTATTTATACTAAACAAAGAATTTAAAATTATATGAAAGGGTAAATCTGGTTCAAAAAAAGGGGAAAACATACAAAATTACTCACAAAAAATTTTAGAGTTATTTGATCTAGGTGACTTAAAAATAAAAAATGATTATAAGGATAAAACTGTTTTTGAAAGTCCATACACAGGTATTTTGTTTGAGTTTTTTTATATAAGTCAATCTTTTTGAGGAAAAGATTGAAAGGTTTTTAATTCTGATTTAAAAAAAATTGATAAAAAAAGTATACCTTTTATACATGGTTTTTTATCAGAAAAATTTTATAAAAATGATTTAGAAGAATGAATAAAGTATTTCACATCCGATTTTGATGTAAAATCAAAAAATGAGTATTTAGTCAAATTGAATTTTTTAATTAATAAGTTAAGTGAAAAAATTATTTCTGACCAAGATATTAAGCAAAATTTAGAAATAAATAATAAAGCAATAAAAATATTAAAAAATAAAAGCGAGTTAGAACAGAAATTAATGGACTTATCAAAAGAACAAAAAGAGATAGAAATAAAGATTAATCAACTTAAAAAACAATTAGGTTATAATAATAAAAACATTTCAAATCTAAGTTATTTAGAAAAAGAGTATGGAGACTTTTATTCGAAAGTAACATTAGAAGAAAATAAAGTTCATAAAATATATTTTAAGGATTTAATGGAATTTAAAGTTAAAAAAGAGTTAAATAAAATAAATAAAGAAACCGTTTTGGAAAAAATTAAATTAAAAAACAAAGAAATAAATAATATAAACAAAGAAATAATGATGTTAAAAAATAAGATAAAAGATGCAGATATAACAATTAATGAATTGGGTCTATTATCAAATGAGTTAATAGAAAAAGATTATGATTTAAAAATAAAACAGATAATAGAGAAAAGCCGAATAGAGTTTAAAAACATAAAAAATGAAGTAAGTAATATAAATATGGAAAAAAGAGAGGCAAAAAAGCTAGTAGATAGTCTTATAAAAAAATTTGAAGATTATGATAAAAACTTGTCAGATCAATTAAAAAATATCATAAACAGTTTAAAACTTAAATATGATATTAATATTAATTGTTTTATTGTTAATAGCAAAGTACACTCGGGCGCTGCAGCTACAATATATAGTCTTTCTAAACTATATTTAAACTTTATTAATTTTTCTAAGTTGAATTCATTCTATGTTATTGATTCACCAAGAGAAAAAGAACAAGATGAAGATACAATTACAGCTAGAAATGAATTACTGAATAAATTTCTTATTTCTAACTTAAATGAAAAAAAGCAAGTAATTTTATTTACAGTAAAAGACGATTTTAATTTAGATAAAAACAAAATAAGTATATCAAGAATTGAAAGACAACCACAAAGTTTATTGACTGATGAAAATTATGAATTTAGAAAATGAATAGAAAACAATGTTCTAGAAATTTTATTAGAAAAAAACATTTAA
- a CDS encoding ATP-dependent DNA helicase: MYKKYNRGIIERVENNNLYLRVNNILLEFSLENVNEELVRLLSRSINHTVVVEIKAYWFITRSEAKIVQVYDEQSFDFFLFETFLDVYSYTFSRNNYNFSSLYLINRFLNQVNRSHNIFEWFLTEYNLVNTPFYNLIMFFYNNQLDFELINEFFYPSFTLDLDTFTDQILEKIYNYIKNITIYIDINNYYQSIYDFLLSARFRMNDIQIQALYFALKMYRQCSETESVCLDVLEWEILKYSKIDESHDNNYLIHVDQIIEYCLENNLINNELQHLFYPSIYFDYEQGLANKLLALHARNNNQFYFLEDYILNQQIETYSDLNPDQVRAINTFMNNKVCLVSGGAGTGKTRLIQTLVDIVKFNDKDAIIKICAPSGMAANNVKNSFDKDYTDLSIDTIHRMLKGRGLNNFKYNISNKLNCDVLIIDECSMIDLRMFYHLLIATDNNIKKIVMIGDVNQLPSINVGSVFEDLIHANIFPTVYLHENMRQSENYELINFANRIIDVNNGFTAEEINQIIDNNNMENITFWFNNEPTEVYDLIVNQYRNIDLRNVRQKACQVISNVNDINKDGLYATQVLNQNITNALLNNNNRTYGFLALERVIVKKNLYKHNSNLNFDLFNGDIGVVLNIENRDVARQNNETQSLQWARIRFDAGIIEVYVDEQRRTTLVNKGEAEIQLESAFAVSLHKLQGGEYNTIVYAVAGSGASGNFHSKRTAYTAITRGRQRVFICGNRETFVQQVTTDYQNPRTNLINLLIANNDD, translated from the coding sequence ATGTATAAAAAATACAACAGAGGTATAATCGAAAGAGTTGAAAACAATAATCTATATTTAAGGGTAAATAATATTCTTCTAGAGTTTTCGCTTGAAAACGTAAATGAAGAATTAGTTAGATTACTTTCAAGAAGTATAAATCATACAGTTGTTGTAGAAATAAAAGCATATTGATTTATAACAAGAAGTGAAGCCAAAATTGTTCAAGTATATGATGAACAATCTTTTGACTTCTTTTTATTTGAAACTTTTTTAGATGTTTATAGTTATACATTTTCTAGAAATAATTATAACTTTTCTTCTTTATACTTAATAAACAGATTTTTAAATCAGGTTAATAGATCTCATAATATATTTGAATGATTTTTGACTGAATATAATTTAGTTAATACACCGTTTTATAATTTGATTATGTTTTTTTATAATAATCAATTAGATTTTGAATTAATAAATGAGTTTTTTTATCCTAGTTTTACATTAGACCTAGATACATTTACAGATCAAATATTAGAAAAAATTTATAACTATATAAAAAACATCACTATTTATATTGATATTAACAATTATTATCAATCAATTTATGATTTTTTACTATCAGCTAGATTTAGAATGAATGATATTCAAATACAAGCATTATATTTTGCTTTAAAAATGTATCGACAATGTTCAGAAACAGAAAGTGTTTGCTTAGATGTTTTAGAATGAGAAATTTTAAAATACTCTAAAATTGATGAATCACATGATAATAACTACTTAATTCATGTTGATCAAATTATTGAATATTGTTTAGAAAATAATTTAATTAATAATGAACTACAACATTTATTTTATCCTTCAATTTATTTTGATTATGAACAAGGACTTGCAAATAAATTATTAGCATTACATGCAAGAAATAACAATCAATTTTACTTTTTAGAAGATTATATTTTAAATCAACAAATTGAAACTTATTCAGATTTAAATCCAGATCAAGTAAGAGCTATAAATACATTTATGAACAATAAAGTTTGTTTAGTAAGTGGGGGAGCTGGAACTGGTAAAACAAGATTAATTCAAACACTAGTTGATATTGTTAAATTTAATGATAAAGATGCAATAATAAAGATATGTGCACCATCAGGAATGGCTGCTAATAATGTTAAAAACTCATTTGATAAAGATTATACTGATTTAAGTATTGACACAATTCATAGAATGTTAAAAGGAAGAGGTTTAAATAACTTTAAATATAATATAAGCAATAAATTAAATTGTGATGTTTTAATTATTGATGAATGTTCAATGATTGATTTAAGAATGTTTTATCATTTACTAATAGCTACAGATAATAATATTAAAAAAATTGTCATGATTGGTGATGTAAATCAACTACCTTCAATTAATGTAGGAAGCGTTTTTGAAGATTTGATTCATGCAAATATATTTCCAACAGTTTATTTACATGAAAATATGCGACAAAGTGAAAATTATGAACTAATTAACTTTGCTAATAGAATAATTGATGTTAACAATGGATTTACAGCTGAAGAAATAAATCAAATTATTGATAACAACAATATGGAAAATATTACTTTTTGATTTAATAATGAACCAACAGAAGTCTATGATTTAATAGTTAATCAGTATAGAAATATTGATCTTAGAAATGTAAGACAAAAAGCTTGTCAAGTAATATCAAATGTTAATGATATCAATAAAGATGGATTGTATGCAACTCAAGTATTAAATCAAAATATTACAAATGCGTTATTAAACAATAATAATAGAACTTATGGTTTTTTGGCACTAGAAAGAGTTATTGTTAAAAAAAATTTATACAAACATAATTCAAATCTAAACTTTGATCTATTTAATGGCGATATTGGAGTTGTGTTAAATATTGAAAATCGAGATGTTGCAAGACAAAATAATGAGACTCAAAGTTTACAATGAGCAAGAATTAGATTTGATGCAGGTATTATTGAAGTATATGTTGATGAACAAAGAAGAACCACTTTAGTTAACAAAGGTGAAGCAGAAATACAGTTAGAATCTGCTTTTGCAGTCAGTCTACATAAACTACAAGGTGGAGAGTATAATACAATTGTTTATGCAGTTGCAGGTAGTGGAGCAAGTGGTAACTTCCACTCAAAAAGAACTGCTTATACAGCTATTACCAGAGGACGACAAAGAGTATTTATTTGTGGTAATCGTGAAACTTTTGTTCAACAAGTAACAACTGATTATCAAAATCCAAGAACGAATTTAATTAATTTATTAATAGCAAACAATGATGACTAA
- a CDS encoding flavodoxin — translation MKKISKWVFSVALVSNLSIGAVSCSTPDINNEINNNTNENTKSKTIVVYFSWSNGTENMANYIANKLGVKTFKIERELPYSSNYSELSEDAKNEAVNNLRPKMKEYPDYINNYEYILLGFPIWWHVAPMIIGSFLEHYNLDNKHIFPFIRSSAYLSEHLNRALNYLKDNSSKDAIIEKEVYSSSRNDVDKWLVNTYLDKLKTTE, via the coding sequence TTGAAAAAAATTTCAAAATGAGTATTTAGTGTGGCACTAGTTTCTAATTTATCAATTGGTGCTGTCAGCTGTTCAACACCTGATATAAATAACGAAATAAACAATAACACTAACGAAAATACAAAATCAAAAACAATTGTAGTATATTTTTCTTGGTCAAATGGCACTGAGAATATGGCAAATTATATTGCTAACAAACTTGGTGTAAAAACCTTTAAAATAGAAAGAGAATTACCATACTCTTCAAATTATTCAGAATTATCAGAAGACGCAAAAAATGAAGCGGTAAATAATTTAAGACCAAAAATGAAGGAATACCCAGATTATATAAACAATTATGAATATATATTGTTAGGTTTTCCTATATGGTGGCATGTTGCACCTATGATAATTGGTTCTTTTTTGGAGCATTATAACTTAGATAATAAACATATTTTTCCATTTATTAGATCTTCTGCTTATTTAAGCGAACATTTAAATAGAGCATTAAACTATTTAAAAGATAATTCATCAAAAGATGCTATTATAGAAAAAGAAGTTTATTCAAGTAGTAGAAACGATGTAGATAAATGACTTGTAAATACATATTTAGATAAACTTAAAACTACAGAATAG
- a CDS encoding MerR family transcriptional regulator, with protein sequence MNKKYYINNLAKMYSISEHTLRYYDKKNILTCFKRDTNGYRYIEENDLRFIELVICLKKTNLSLKNIQRYLQLIEQGETTMKERFQIIDKQLKIAIKMRKDIDEQINFLKNKIEIFKKLLI encoded by the coding sequence ATGAATAAAAAGTATTATATAAACAATTTAGCAAAAATGTATTCTATTTCTGAACATACACTCAGATATTATGATAAAAAAAATATTTTAACTTGTTTCAAGAGAGATACTAATGGATATCGTTATATAGAAGAAAATGATCTTAGATTTATAGAACTTGTGATTTGTCTTAAAAAGACTAATTTAAGTCTAAAAAATATTCAAAGATATTTGCAACTTATAGAGCAAGGTGAAACTACAATGAAAGAGAGATTTCAAATAATAGATAAACAATTAAAAATAGCAATAAAAATGCGAAAAGATATTGATGAACAGATCAATTTTTTGAAAAATAAAATTGAAATTTTTAAAAAACTTTTAATTTAG
- a CDS encoding aldo/keto reductase yields the protein MKKIKLNDGNEMPLISFGTYQITDLELCEKAVLNALEVGYRAIDTAQSYFNEEAIGNALEKTNVAREEIFLTTKIWVTNYNSNKTTESFYNSLKKLKTNYVDLVLVHQPFGYYREALSALLKLKELGHIKSIGISNFYDDKLADLCLFNDSDFIPAINQIEINPFFQREKTIENNMKYGVKPMAWAPFAEGKNDIFNNLILKEIANKHNKSVAQVVLRWLYEKDIPFITKSINIERMKENISIFDFSLSNEDKEQIKSLDKGVSQFFNHNDINGVEMLFELVKKRGEIK from the coding sequence ATGAAAAAAATAAAATTAAATGATGGTAATGAAATGCCACTTATATCTTTTGGTACTTATCAAATAACAGATTTAGAATTATGTGAAAAAGCTGTATTAAATGCATTGGAAGTAGGATATCGTGCAATTGATACTGCACAAAGTTATTTCAATGAAGAAGCAATAGGTAATGCACTAGAAAAAACAAATGTTGCAAGAGAGGAAATTTTTTTAACTACAAAAATATGAGTGACTAATTATAATTCCAATAAGACAACTGAGTCATTTTATAATTCTTTAAAAAAATTGAAAACAAATTATGTAGATTTAGTTTTAGTTCATCAACCTTTTGGGTATTATAGAGAAGCATTGTCCGCACTTTTAAAATTAAAAGAGTTAGGTCATATAAAATCAATTGGTATATCAAATTTTTATGATGATAAACTGGCTGATTTATGCTTATTTAATGATAGTGATTTTATTCCAGCTATTAATCAAATTGAAATAAATCCATTTTTTCAAAGAGAAAAAACAATAGAAAATAACATGAAATATGGAGTTAAACCAATGGCATGAGCTCCATTTGCTGAGGGAAAAAATGATATATTTAATAACTTAATATTAAAAGAAATTGCAAACAAACATAACAAATCTGTAGCACAAGTTGTTTTAAGATGATTATATGAAAAAGATATTCCATTTATCACAAAAAGTATTAATATTGAAAGAATGAAAGAGAATATTTCTATATTTGATTTTAGTCTATCTAATGAAGATAAAGAACAAATTAAATCTTTGGATAAAGGTGTTTCACAGTTTTTTAATCATAATGATATTAACGGTGTTGAAATGTTATTTGAGTTAGTAAAAAAGAGGGGTGAAATTAAGTAA